AATCTATGCGGGTCAGTAACATACTTCTCCATCAATACTCATCAATGATGACCACCGCCGTGATGCCCACGCCCACCCACAGAAGGTTCGTACGGGTCTGATCGTTGCCTCCGTTGGGGCGCTGTGCGTCTTCTGGGAGCCTCAATTGCTTGTTCTTTGGGTTGAGCCGTACTCGGTTCGACTGCGGGAGCCGGCACCTTCTCTTCTGCAACGCTCGGTGGCTCCGTTTTTTCTTTTACTCCGATGTCTGCGGGCTCTTCCTGTGCTGCTCGGGCCACTTCGTGGAGCTGAACAATCCATTTTCCATCGTTGTTAGATGCAAATTTTGCTGCTCCATCCATATTGCTGAAGGCAATAAGCTCATACCCCATGGGCCCTTTGACCTCGCTGCCAAGGACTAGAAAGGCTGTCCGAAGTTCAATCATCTTCTTAGTCACAAAATCGGTGACATACTGGCGGGCGAGATCTGCAACGTTTATATCGTATTTCTGAGGCACTGAATTGTAGATGAATAAGCAGCGTGCCCCATCGAAACCCACCACGCGTCCATCCTTAAAAACAGCAGCAGCCACTCCATGAAATCCTACTACTCGTCCTTCTTTGAATGTGACGGTGACACCCTGTCCGTCTCTTCCGCCTATAACCATTCCGCAAACCGGACACTTATGAGATAGATCCACTTTGGACCCATCGGGCAGTTGAAGAAATTGGTCTGCATGCGAAACATGGATTGCAACAAAAACAAGGATGATCGATATGGTGATTACTCGCGAAAACATCCGGGGACTATGCTTTTCATACATTTCTATTCTCCCTCTTGTACCAACTTGTTCCTTCGTTTAAATTCAATTTCCTTCTCCAGACAATAAATAGTCGGAACGACGAACACGGTAATCAGGTCCAGGAACATTCCTTTTCATAGCCCAAAGCGATCTCACTCTTTAAGGGCCGAGGCTGTGGTGAACGGCGCCCGTAAGACCACCCTCCTCTGTCCCTCTCGTCAAGGCCGTCAAAGGAATCCCGCGTTTCGCGGGGTCTCCCCTGGCGGGACAGGAAAGTGAGGGCGATTCCTATTCTGTTTCAAGAGCGCAATTTTCAATAAGCTTCATCATGCTCCGTTGCGCTCGCAATGACAATTTCCTCCAGAACGCGGCGATCTCATTCCTATTGGTTCGGTTTCTCCTTCGGCGCTGGAGTCTCCTGACCAGACTCCAACTTCTTCCCGGCTTCGTGGACATGACTATGACCTTCGTCCAGCTCCTTTTTTCCTTCGGTCATCTGCTCCTTCTTATCCATCATTTTCATGCCCGACTGCATCATCTTGCAGCCTTTCATCATCTTCTCCATCTTCTCCATCATGGGCTTCATCTTCTCGCCCATTTTACCGCCCATCATCTTCTCTTGAGCGGCATCTGCCAGCTTCTGGCCCTGCTGCATCATCGCTTGGCCCTTTTCCATCAATTGCATGGCGTCTTCCCTGTTCTTGCCCTTCTCCAACATGTCCGCGCCTTTTTTCATCATCTCGGAGCCGTCCATGATGAGCTTTATGCCGTTCTTCAACTCCGGCGTCGCGGATGGAGTCTCGGATACCTTTGGCGTCTCTTTGACTTCCTGTGCCAGCGCTGGTGACGTGGCAGCGAGTTGCAGGCCGAACAACGCCAAGCAAGCCATAAGGATCCATCCCGAATTCATAAGTCTCGATCTCATTTCTCGAACCTCCTGTTCTTTCTATGTGGTTTCCTCTGTAATTCTCCTCTTGAACACGATTTCTTTCTCCAAGCAATAGATGGTGGGTACGACAAAAATGGTGATTGTTGCCACCAGCATGCCTCCAAACGTGGGCAGCGCCATGGGGACCATCACGTCCGAGCCGCGTCCTGTGGACGTCAAGACTGGGATGAGAGCCAAAATCGCGCACGACGCTGTCATGAGAGCGGGCCTGATTCTCTTGATACCCGCTTCAACTGTTGCTTCCCTGATTTCAGAGACAGAATGAAAGGTATGTTTTTCGAACACTTGATCCAGATACGTGGAGTATATGACGCCGTCGTTTGTGGCTATACCGAAGAGAGCGAGAAAACCGACCCACACCGCCACGCTGAGATTGTACGGCCTCACCTGGAACAGATGCCGCATGTTTACGCCGAAAATGCTGAAATCCAGGAACCACGGTTGCGAATAGAGCCATATCAGCAGGAATCCGCCTGACCATGCGACGAATATCCCCGAAAAGACGTTCAGGGAAGTCGGAATCGACCTGAACTGAAAGTACAGGATCAAAAACACCAACAACAATGTTGCCGGAATAACGATCATCATGGTCTTCTCTGAACGAACCTGGTTCTCGTATGCCCCCGCAAACCAGTACGAAGTATTGGGGGCCAGTTTAAGCTCTCCTGTCATTATCTTGTGTTTCAAATAGTTATCCGCGTCCTGAACGACATTTACCTCGGCTACTCCGGGCTTTTTGTCAAAGATCACGTAGCTCACAAGAAAAGTGTCCTCGCTTTTAATCACCATAGGGCCTCGGACATATTCTATCTGGGCCACGAGATTCATTGGAATGTGTGCGCCATTCACGGCAGGGATCAAGATATTTCTTAGCGCATCAACCGAGTCGCGTAATTCTCGGTCGTAGCGGACTCGAACCGGGAAACGCTCTCGGCCCTCGACGGTCGTGGTGATTTGCCTGCCTCCAATGGCTATTTCGATGACATCATTTACATCCTGAATGTTGACACCATATCTGGCTATCGCTTCCCGGTTGATGACGATCTCAAGATATGCAGCGCCGATGAGCCGGTCCGCTATAACTGAAGACGGCTCTATGCTTGGGACTTCCCTGAGATACTTTTCGATTTGGAGACCGGCTTTTTCAAGGTCCTCCAGACTATTTCCTCTGATCTTGACCCCCATTGCCGATCGCATTCCTGTCTGCAGCATGATTACTCGTGTAGCTATTGGCTGCAGCTTCGGGGCCATGGTAACCCCGGGAATATGTGCGGCCTTCGCGATCTCATCCCAGATGTCATCCATGGACTTGATCTCCGGTCGCCAGTTCCGGATTGGCTTGCCCGTCTTTGGATCGATCTCATGGTGGCCTTTTTCTGGTTCCATCTTGTACTCGGGCACTACGGTTATTATTGTTTCCACCATTGAAATGGGTGCGGGATCCAAAGCGCTTTCCACGCGACCGATCTTTCCCACCACGGATTGGATTTCAGGAATTGCCTTGATTGCAAGATTCTGCTTTGCAAGGATATCAAGCGCGACTCCGATGGAGGCGTGCGGCATAAGCGTGGGCATGTACAGAAATGAACCTTCCTCCAGATGCGGCATGAACTCCTTGCCCAGCCCGGGGAAGAGTCCTGCAAGCTTCCTCCACACCTTGGTCTCTCTAATCGGACCTTTGGGCATCTCAGCTTCGCCCGGCTTACCTGTGCCCATGTCGTGGCTCATGCCGGGCATGCCGGCTTTGGGGGTTTTCGTTTGCTGCGTTTCCTTTGCCTCGACGCTGATCGTGGGGCGCACTATACCCGTCCACTCCGCAGCAGCAGGAATAAACGAGAAAACTTTGTCGAACCCGAGCCATATCACCAAGCCAAAAATCACCAGTGATAT
The sequence above is a segment of the Desulfomonile tiedjei DSM 6799 genome. Coding sequences within it:
- a CDS encoding nitrous oxide reductase accessory protein NosL, which encodes MYEKHSPRMFSRVITISIILVFVAIHVSHADQFLQLPDGSKVDLSHKCPVCGMVIGGRDGQGVTVTFKEGRVVGFHGVAAAVFKDGRVVGFDGARCLFIYNSVPQKYDINVADLARQYVTDFVTKKMIELRTAFLVLGSEVKGPMGYELIAFSNMDGAAKFASNNDGKWIVQLHEVARAAQEEPADIGVKEKTEPPSVAEEKVPAPAVEPSTAQPKEQAIEAPRRRTAPQRRQRSDPYEPSVGGRGHHGGGHH